One segment of Manihot esculenta cultivar AM560-2 chromosome 4, M.esculenta_v8, whole genome shotgun sequence DNA contains the following:
- the LOC110612722 gene encoding mitochondrial arginine transporter BAC2 translates to MDFWPEFLASSWGREFVAGGFGGIAGIVSGYPLDTLRIRQQQNSNSGSASSILRRIIAAEGPGALYRGMAAPLASVTFQNAMVFQIYAILSRAFGSSISVTDPPSYKGVALGGLCTGALQSLMLSPVELVKIRIQLQDKSHAELHQPDCHRGPVSVAKSIIRTEGLRGIYRGFSITVLRDAPSHGFYFWTYEYIREQLHPGCRKKGQESLQTMLVAGGLAGVASWVCCYPLDVIKTRLQAQTSSSPQKYDGILDCFSRSVKEEGYRVLLRGLGTAVTRAYVVNGAIFSAYEITLRCLFNNGSIQTENAI, encoded by the exons ATGGATTTCTGGCCGGAGTTTCTTGCTAGCAGTTGGGGCAGAGAATTTGTTGCCGGTGGTTTTGGTGGAATTGCAGGTATCGTTTCTGGTTATCCACTTGATACTCTGCGTATCCGGCAGCAACAAAACTCTAACTCTGGCTCTGCCTCGAGCATCCTTCGCCGCATTATCGCCGCCGAAGGGCCTGGTGCTCTCTACAGAGGGATGGCTGCACCCCTGGCATCAGTCACCTTTCAG AATGCGATGGTTTTCCAGATCTATGCTATCCTTTCTCGAGCATTTGGCTCGTCGATTTCGGTTACTGACCCTCCTTCCTACAAAGGTGTGGCTCTAGGAGGACTCTGCACAGGAGCTCTACAGAGTCTTATGCTTTCTCCTGTTGAACTGGTAAAGATCCGCATTCAGTTGCAGGACAAAAGTCATGCAGAACTCCATCAGCCAGATTGTCACAGAGGTCCTGTAAGTGTTGCCAAGAGCATAATCAGGACTGAAGGTTTAAGAGGAATATATCGAGGATTTTCAATCACAGTTCTTAGAGATGCACCTTCTCATGGCTTCTACTTCTGGACATACGAGTACATAAGAGAGCAGCTTCATCCTGGCTGCAGAAAAAAAGGCCAAGAAAGCTTACAAACGATGCTGGTAGCTGGAGGACTAGCAGGAGTTGCGAGTTGGGTTTGCTGCTATCCATTAGATGTTATAAAAACAAGACTGCAAGCTCAGACATCATCTTCCCCACAGAAGTATGATGGCATTCTGGATTGTTTTAGCAGAAGTGTTAAAGAGGAAGGCTACCGCGTGCTCTTGCGCGGATTGGGGACTGCTGTTACAAGAGCTTATGTTGTGAATGGAGCAATATTTTCTGCTTATGAGATCACATTGAGATGTTTATTCAACAACGGAAGCATTCAAACAGAGAATGCAATATAG
- the LOC110613092 gene encoding pyridoxal 5'-phosphate synthase-like subunit PDX1.2: MDEDGAVTVYNSNAITDAKKKNPFSIKIGLAQMLRGGAILQVTNLRAAKIAEEAGACAVIVAEPTRQGIRRMPDPSLIKEIKRAVSIPVMAQSRVGHFVEAQILETVGVDYIDESEILATADEDNFINKHNFRCPFICGCQNLGEALRRVREGAAMIRIQGEILGHGNIAETVKNVRNVMKEIRVLNNMDEDEVFAFAKKIAAPYDLVAQTKQMGRLPVVQFAAGGIVTPADAALMMQLGCDGIFVGHEVFDCADPHKRVRAIVQAVRHYNDPHVLVETSCGLEDAMRELNLSEDRIQQFGVD, from the coding sequence ATGGATGAAGATGGTGCTGTCACTGTCTACAATAGCAACGCCATTACCGATGCCAAGAAGAAGAACCCATTTTCCATCAAGATAGGTTTAGCTCAGATGCTTCGCGGTGGGGCGATTCTCCAAGTCACTAATCTACGAGCAGCCAAGATAGCTGAAGAGGCTGGTGCTTGTGCTGTGATTGTAGCTGAACCAACGCGTCAAGGAATTAGGCGAATGCCTGACCCGTCTCTTATTAAGGAGATAAAACGCGCAGTCTCCATCCCTGTAATGGCTCAATCGCGTGTTGGCCATTTTGTTGAGGCCCAGATATTGGAAACTGTTGGGGTTGATTATATAGATGAGAGTGAGATTCTAGCTACAGCGGATGAAGACAACTTCATTAACAAGCATAATTTCAGGTGCCCATTCATTTGCGGGTGTCAAAATCTAGGGGAAGCGTTGAGAAGAGTGAGGGAAGGTGCAGCTATGATAAGGATTCAAGGGGAAATATTAGGCCATGGAAACATTGCTGAGACAGTGAAGAATGTGAGGAATGTGATGAAAGAGATAAGGGTTTTGAACAACATGGATGAAGATGAGGTGTTTGCATTTGCTAAAAAGATAGCTGCACCTTATGACCTTGTAGCACAGACTAAGCAAATGGGAAGGCTGCCTGTGGTGCAGTTTGCTGCTGGAGGGATTGTGACCCCTGCAGATGCAGCTCTGATGATGCAATTGGGTTGTGATGGAATTTTTGTGGGGCATGAAGTTTTTGATTGTGCTGATCCACATAAGCGAGTGAGGGCCATAGTGCAAGCTGTTAGGCATTATAATGATCCTCATGTGCTGGTTGAGACTAGTTGCGGATTGGAGGATGCAATGAGAGAACTTAATCTCAGTGAAGACAGGATCCAACAGTTTGGTGTTGACTAG